One stretch of Candidatus Baltobacteraceae bacterium DNA includes these proteins:
- a CDS encoding ATP-dependent Clp protease ATP-binding subunit, whose product MTENTCEACKAQPASVRDYSMRSGRWTQVDLCAACARNRKLASLRPLIGAGAAAAILGGLAFALERYARGAEGGSEPAQSAPNPLEWTKRLRGGTPTLATYSRDLTADARAGKLDPVIGRDDEIERVISILARRSKNNPVLIGEPGVGKTAVVEGLAQRIVAGSVPAALHDKRVLALSLGPLVAGTKYRGEFEGRVKRILDEIKRASRDVILFIDELHTLVGAGAAEGSLDLSSMIKPELARGELQCIGATTFGEYRKHVESDPALERRFQPVAVDEPTVEQTIAILRGLREKYALHHQVRITDEALVAAATLSARYIADRFLPDKAIDLVDEAAATSALAGTAGVIDAQTIANVVSRWTGIPQGTLSAEESRSLLALENSLESRVVGQHEAVHAVSEAIRRARAGLKDPRKPVGGFLFIGPSGVGKTELARALAHVLFGTDDALVRLDMSEYTETHTISRLLGAPPGYHGHDEPGQLTEPVRRRPYCVVLFDEVEKAHPDVTAILLQILDDGRLTDAKGRTIDFRHALVVMTSNVDIGELEMALRKELLDRIDETVLFRSLGVPEIEAIVELQLCALVERLGAQAVVLDLTADARRFLAKESIAAGSGARFVQRTIARCVTSPLSGAILRGELPGGSTARVGYNGKAITVEAA is encoded by the coding sequence ATGACCGAAAATACGTGCGAGGCCTGTAAGGCTCAGCCCGCGAGCGTTCGCGACTATTCGATGCGCTCCGGACGCTGGACGCAAGTCGACCTCTGCGCGGCTTGCGCGCGAAATCGGAAGCTTGCGTCGCTTCGCCCGCTGATCGGTGCAGGCGCTGCTGCAGCCATCCTTGGTGGACTCGCCTTCGCACTCGAGCGCTACGCACGTGGCGCAGAGGGCGGTTCCGAACCCGCCCAATCGGCACCCAATCCGCTCGAATGGACGAAGCGCTTGCGCGGCGGAACGCCGACGCTGGCTACGTACTCGCGCGACCTCACGGCCGATGCGCGCGCCGGTAAGCTCGATCCGGTCATCGGACGCGATGACGAAATCGAACGGGTGATCTCGATTCTCGCGCGGCGCAGCAAGAACAATCCCGTTTTGATAGGCGAGCCGGGCGTCGGGAAAACGGCGGTGGTCGAAGGCCTGGCGCAACGCATCGTTGCCGGAAGCGTTCCAGCCGCCCTCCACGACAAGCGCGTTCTCGCGCTGTCGCTCGGTCCGCTCGTTGCCGGAACAAAGTATCGCGGCGAATTCGAAGGCCGCGTCAAGCGCATCCTCGATGAGATCAAGCGCGCCTCACGCGACGTCATTCTCTTCATCGACGAGCTGCACACGCTCGTTGGCGCGGGCGCGGCCGAAGGTTCACTCGATCTTTCTTCGATGATCAAGCCAGAGCTGGCGCGCGGTGAGCTGCAATGCATCGGCGCGACGACGTTTGGCGAATATCGCAAACACGTCGAAAGCGATCCGGCGCTCGAGCGGCGCTTCCAGCCCGTCGCCGTCGATGAACCGACGGTCGAGCAGACGATTGCGATCTTACGCGGCCTGCGCGAAAAATACGCACTCCACCATCAAGTCCGGATCACCGATGAAGCGCTCGTCGCAGCCGCGACGCTTTCCGCGCGCTACATCGCCGACCGCTTTCTTCCGGACAAGGCAATCGATCTCGTAGACGAAGCTGCGGCGACCTCTGCACTCGCCGGGACTGCCGGCGTCATCGACGCGCAAACGATTGCGAACGTCGTCTCGCGCTGGACTGGGATCCCGCAAGGCACACTCAGCGCGGAAGAATCGCGTAGCCTACTGGCGCTCGAGAATTCGCTCGAATCACGCGTTGTCGGGCAGCACGAAGCCGTGCACGCAGTCTCGGAAGCGATTCGCCGCGCGCGCGCCGGGCTGAAAGACCCGCGCAAACCGGTCGGCGGATTTCTGTTCATTGGTCCCTCAGGCGTCGGCAAGACTGAGCTCGCCCGCGCCCTCGCGCACGTTCTCTTCGGCACCGATGATGCGCTCGTGCGTCTCGACATGAGCGAATATACGGAGACGCATACGATCTCACGGCTGCTCGGCGCACCGCCAGGCTACCACGGTCACGACGAACCGGGACAGCTCACGGAGCCCGTGCGCCGGCGGCCCTATTGCGTCGTACTGTTCGATGAAGTCGAAAAAGCGCACCCCGACGTTACCGCGATCTTGTTGCAGATTCTCGATGACGGCCGGCTCACGGACGCAAAAGGCCGCACGATCGATTTTCGCCATGCACTGGTCGTGATGACCAGCAACGTCGACATCGGCGAGCTTGAGATGGCCCTGCGCAAAGAGCTGCTCGACCGAATCGATGAGACCGTGCTCTTCCGCTCCCTCGGCGTCCCCGAGATCGAAGCGATCGTAGAATTGCAGCTGTGCGCGCTCGTCGAGCGGCTTGGCGCGCAGGCCGTCGTCTTAGATCTCACGGCCGACGCGCGACGGTTTCTCGCGAAAGAAAGTATTGCTGCCGGCAGTGGAGCGCGCTTCGTGCAACGCACGATTGCGCGCTGCGTTACCTCACCGCTCTCAGGCGCGATCTTACGCGGTGAACTTCCCGGAGGAAGCACCGCCCGCGTCGGTTACAACGGGAAAGCAATCACCGTCGAAGCCGCCTAA
- a CDS encoding GlsB/YeaQ/YmgE family stress response membrane protein has product MNILAWLLVGLIAGSLARRFPGEAPRGEWSDIIIGVAGAMAGGLVFSAFGLPGFSSVSIYSMLVAFMTALIVLLIVRVFVGRRTA; this is encoded by the coding sequence GTGAACATTCTGGCCTGGCTCCTGGTCGGATTGATAGCTGGCTCCCTGGCCCGGCGATTCCCCGGCGAGGCACCGCGCGGCGAGTGGAGCGACATCATCATTGGAGTGGCCGGCGCGATGGCGGGCGGCCTGGTGTTCTCCGCGTTCGGCCTTCCCGGCTTCTCGTCCGTCAGCATCTACAGCATGCTCGTCGCGTTCATGACGGCGCTGATCGTACTCTTGATCGTGAGGGTCTTCGTCGGGCGCCGCACGGCATAG
- a CDS encoding 4Fe-4S binding protein: MAYIITEPCIGTKDKSCVDVCPVDCIHGDEEDTMLFIDPEVCIDCGACVSACPVEAIYADADVPEKWKNYTEINATWYKERAGK, encoded by the coding sequence ATGGCCTACATTATCACGGAGCCATGTATTGGCACGAAGGACAAGTCGTGCGTTGACGTGTGTCCCGTCGACTGCATTCACGGCGACGAAGAAGACACAATGCTTTTTATCGATCCCGAGGTGTGCATCGACTGTGGTGCCTGCGTCTCTGCATGCCCCGTTGAGGCGATCTACGCGGACGCCGACGTGCCCGAAAAGTGGAAGAACTACACCGAGATCAACGCCACCTGGTACAAGGAGCGCGCCGGAAAATAA
- a CDS encoding FAD-dependent monooxygenase — translation MTHDKDRVIIVGAGPAGAATALALARASIPVTLIERTAFPRRKVCGEYLGMGAVAALDAIGLGEQVRALGSPLRGIRIVAGGARAELAFSRPAIGLARATLDNLILDEALGAGAVLISGRVEDICLHGVAVRDARGERVNVQGRFVVGADGVGSIVARKLGLTLPLPARPRFAVGGHFRGIESTSGSLEMYCDGKTYLAINPLGDGIANVMAVAPKDRLETWSRVMDFAAEARSGPRVAVGPLVHNVRRTIAPGTLLVGDAAGFLSPFTGQGVFLALRSAERASAALIRAYANANAEDDALAAYDVEHRSELRARMRLGKIVDALIAIPFLTRRAARRLQASPALAAILLDAIGGSTSANAALRPAVLRRLLA, via the coding sequence ATGACGCACGATAAGGACCGCGTCATCATCGTCGGCGCCGGACCCGCCGGTGCGGCGACCGCGCTTGCGCTTGCGCGTGCATCGATCCCTGTAACGTTGATCGAGCGCACCGCATTTCCGCGGCGCAAGGTGTGCGGCGAGTATTTGGGGATGGGTGCAGTCGCTGCGCTCGATGCGATCGGCCTTGGCGAGCAAGTGCGCGCACTCGGCTCGCCTCTGCGTGGGATTCGCATCGTTGCGGGCGGCGCACGCGCGGAACTCGCCTTTTCGCGACCCGCAATCGGACTCGCGCGTGCAACACTCGACAACCTGATTCTCGACGAAGCGCTCGGCGCGGGTGCCGTACTCATATCAGGCCGCGTGGAAGATATATGCTTGCACGGCGTCGCCGTACGCGATGCGCGCGGTGAACGCGTGAACGTGCAGGGACGTTTCGTGGTCGGAGCCGACGGCGTCGGCTCGATCGTCGCACGCAAGCTCGGTTTGACGCTTCCGCTTCCGGCCCGTCCGCGGTTTGCAGTCGGCGGCCATTTTCGGGGTATCGAAAGCACGAGCGGTTCTCTCGAAATGTACTGCGACGGCAAAACGTATCTCGCGATCAATCCGCTCGGCGACGGGATTGCAAACGTGATGGCGGTGGCACCGAAGGATCGTCTCGAAACCTGGTCGCGCGTGATGGATTTTGCGGCTGAAGCGCGCAGTGGTCCGCGCGTCGCCGTCGGTCCGTTGGTGCACAACGTTCGACGCACGATCGCGCCCGGAACGCTGCTGGTCGGCGATGCTGCCGGATTCCTCAGTCCCTTTACGGGCCAAGGTGTCTTTCTCGCGCTGCGCAGCGCCGAGCGAGCGTCGGCGGCATTGATTCGCGCCTATGCAAACGCGAATGCTGAAGACGACGCGCTTGCCGCGTACGATGTCGAACATCGCTCGGAGCTCCGAGCGCGGATGCGTCTCGGCAAGATAGTCGACGCACTCATCGCGATTCCGTTCTTGACTCGGCGCGCGGCGCGCCGGCTCCAAGCGTCCCCGGCTCTCGCGGCGATCTTGCTCGACGCAATCGGCGGCTCGACCTCGGCGAACGCTGCGTTGCGTCCCGCCGTCTTGCGCCGGCTCCTCGCGTGA
- a CDS encoding SRPBCC family protein has product MNVTTTAIDIAADPATIFRFASATERWPEYLPHYRFVRVLEHRGLARVIEMAAWRGWIPVRWVAEQKDDPSRPHIAFLHLRGWTRGMEVEWRFLPISGGTRVEIEHRLRFRFPIAADWLGRHVVSDFFIDFVAQRTLARMKVLAEAAC; this is encoded by the coding sequence GTGAACGTCACGACAACGGCGATCGATATCGCCGCTGATCCTGCGACGATCTTTCGTTTTGCTTCTGCGACGGAACGTTGGCCCGAGTATCTACCGCATTACCGGTTCGTGCGCGTGCTCGAACACCGCGGCTTGGCGCGCGTGATCGAGATGGCCGCGTGGCGCGGCTGGATACCAGTTCGTTGGGTGGCCGAGCAGAAGGACGACCCCTCGCGTCCGCACATCGCCTTTCTGCATCTGCGTGGGTGGACGCGCGGCATGGAAGTCGAATGGCGCTTTCTGCCGATTTCGGGCGGTACGAGGGTTGAAATCGAGCATCGCCTGCGTTTTCGGTTCCCAATAGCCGCCGATTGGCTAGGCCGGCACGTCGTTTCAGACTTTTTTATTGATTTTGTGGCACAACGTACGCTGGCCCGTATGAAAGTATTAGCAGAAGCGGCATGTTGA
- a CDS encoding methyltransferase domain-containing protein, with translation MDDPVDSLVELEANLRDIERANRRFGGIEPLARIVEATGATEILDVGCGAADIPRSLIESARRQGRTLAITCLDHSQQMLAIAQARNGGVRFVHAEGEALPFEDGSFDIAMCSLTLHHIEAKDAIGFLRELRRVSRMTPIVCDLRRTRLAYAMTWTYANLFTRNRLTRHDAPVSVLRAYTPDEALGLAREAGWRAPRARVEPWFRMTLVDDAR, from the coding sequence ATGGACGACCCGGTCGACTCACTCGTCGAATTGGAAGCGAATCTGCGCGACATCGAACGCGCGAATCGCCGCTTTGGTGGAATCGAACCGTTGGCGCGTATCGTCGAAGCAACCGGAGCCACCGAGATTCTCGACGTCGGCTGCGGCGCTGCCGATATTCCGCGCTCGTTAATCGAGAGCGCGAGGCGTCAGGGAAGAACGCTCGCCATAACGTGCTTAGATCACAGCCAACAGATGCTCGCGATCGCACAGGCGCGCAACGGCGGAGTGCGCTTCGTGCATGCCGAGGGCGAGGCTCTTCCGTTCGAGGACGGCTCGTTCGACATTGCAATGTGTTCCCTCACCCTGCATCACATCGAGGCCAAAGACGCCATCGGATTCCTGCGCGAGCTGCGCCGCGTTTCGCGCATGACTCCGATTGTGTGCGATCTGCGCCGGACTCGGCTCGCCTACGCAATGACCTGGACGTACGCGAATCTCTTCACGCGTAATCGCTTGACGCGACACGATGCTCCCGTCTCGGTATTGCGCGCCTATACGCCGGATGAAGCGCTCGGGCTGGCACGAGAAGCCGGATGGCGTGCACCACGTGCGCGGGTCGAGCCCTGGTTTCGAATGACGCTCGTCGATGACGCACGATAA
- the truB gene encoding tRNA pseudouridine(55) synthase TruB, translating into MNLFKPPGPTSTQFGARLRWIYRKSGEPKIAIGHVGTLDPQAAGVLPIALGRATRLIPFIPDKRKAYAFTLVLGSATTTGDAGGDVIETAAIPSDARVRLEAALDKFIGRVEQVPPMFSALKVEGKPLYKFARAGETIERKSRTITIYSLNVLGADDAATFRVRVACSEGTYVRTLAEDLAKAIGTLGHVGALLREASGPFVLSESVTLDEVAADPIGTLKAPESVIAIPTVVLDGRGSVDFRAGRIVAMREPVGDTHVFVRDMTRTLVGVGEMHGTMLAPRKVFV; encoded by the coding sequence ATCAACCTATTTAAGCCTCCGGGGCCGACGTCGACACAGTTCGGTGCGCGGTTGCGCTGGATTTATCGCAAATCGGGGGAGCCGAAAATTGCGATCGGACACGTTGGAACGCTCGATCCGCAAGCTGCCGGCGTTTTGCCGATTGCGCTCGGGCGAGCGACACGACTGATTCCGTTCATTCCGGACAAACGAAAGGCGTACGCGTTCACCCTCGTATTGGGCAGCGCGACCACGACCGGCGATGCGGGCGGCGACGTAATCGAGACGGCTGCCATTCCAAGCGATGCTCGCGTTCGACTGGAAGCGGCGCTGGACAAGTTCATCGGGCGCGTCGAGCAAGTGCCGCCGATGTTCAGCGCGCTCAAAGTCGAGGGCAAACCGCTTTACAAGTTCGCGCGTGCCGGCGAAACGATCGAACGCAAGTCGCGTACGATCACCATTTACTCGCTCAACGTGCTGGGTGCCGACGACGCGGCAACGTTCCGGGTGCGTGTCGCGTGCAGCGAAGGCACGTACGTGCGTACGCTCGCCGAAGATCTCGCGAAAGCGATTGGGACGCTCGGCCACGTCGGCGCGCTCTTGCGCGAAGCCTCCGGTCCGTTCGTCCTTTCGGAAAGCGTTACGCTCGACGAGGTCGCCGCCGATCCGATTGGGACGCTAAAGGCGCCCGAAAGCGTGATTGCGATTCCGACGGTTGTCCTCGATGGACGCGGGTCGGTCGATTTTCGAGCCGGCCGAATCGTCGCGATGCGTGAACCAGTCGGCGATACGCACGTCTTCGTTCGTGACATGACGCGCACGCTCGTCGGCGTCGGTGAGATGCACGGAACGATGTTGGCTCCGCGGAAAGTTTTCGTCTGA
- a CDS encoding TlpA disulfide reductase family protein, which yields MIRKLLVLAVAALCTVPVAAAAPPRPGQPAPTFDIRTLDNKPVKLTKLHGKAVYLDFFASWCAPCREETPEIIKLSKQYQKRGLAVIGLDDNESKDRAQGFSDQFKVPFPVAVADQKLLDSYGVIALPVHVFIDRNGQIKLYRLGEMSNKEIEDAINSIL from the coding sequence ATGATTCGCAAACTTCTCGTTCTCGCCGTCGCCGCGCTGTGCACCGTTCCGGTTGCAGCAGCTGCGCCGCCGCGCCCCGGGCAACCCGCGCCGACGTTCGACATACGAACCCTCGATAACAAGCCGGTTAAGCTCACGAAGCTACACGGCAAGGCAGTCTATTTGGATTTCTTTGCCAGTTGGTGCGCGCCGTGCCGCGAGGAGACGCCCGAGATCATCAAGCTCTCGAAGCAATATCAGAAACGCGGTCTGGCCGTGATCGGTCTCGACGACAACGAAAGCAAAGATCGGGCGCAGGGCTTTAGCGATCAATTCAAGGTTCCGTTCCCGGTCGCCGTTGCAGATCAGAAGCTGCTCGACAGTTACGGCGTGATCGCGCTGCCGGTCCATGTCTTCATCGATCGCAACGGTCAGATCAAGCTCTATCGCCTCGGCGAGATGTCGAACAAAGAGATCGAAGACGCAATCAACTCTATTCTGTAG
- a CDS encoding SIMPL domain-containing protein (The SIMPL domain is named for its presence in mouse protein SIMPL (signalling molecule that associates with mouse pelle-like kinase). Bacterial member BP26, from Brucella, was shown to assemble into a channel-like structure, while YggE from E. coli has been associated with resistance to oxidative stress.) encodes MTVSGSGTISRDPDRATISVSIATHNDVAATATSANNRLYNALVERMRGIGIAAGAIKTSSYDLNFVPKPAPGDNYKPPQTGFIVTRGLSITVDNLSNAGGAIDAAVAAGVTQVNGVSFGVRDERGAHAAALADAVEDAAVQATAIAQAAHLHLGAIRRISSVQSPPVFAARVMTLAVRPPAQVPTEITPSSIQVHATVTVTYALAP; translated from the coding sequence GTGACGGTATCCGGCTCCGGGACGATCTCTCGCGATCCGGATCGCGCCACGATTTCGGTTTCGATTGCCACCCACAATGACGTCGCGGCGACAGCCACTTCCGCAAACAATCGTCTTTACAACGCCCTCGTCGAGCGGATGCGTGGAATCGGCATCGCTGCCGGCGCAATCAAGACGTCGAGCTACGATCTGAATTTCGTACCGAAACCGGCACCGGGCGACAACTATAAGCCGCCGCAGACCGGATTCATCGTGACGCGCGGTTTGTCGATCACGGTCGACAATCTCTCAAACGCCGGGGGCGCGATCGACGCGGCGGTTGCGGCCGGCGTGACGCAAGTCAACGGCGTAAGCTTCGGCGTGCGGGACGAACGCGGTGCGCACGCTGCAGCTCTTGCAGATGCGGTTGAGGATGCAGCGGTGCAAGCGACTGCGATCGCGCAAGCTGCACATTTGCATCTCGGCGCGATCCGCCGGATATCGTCCGTTCAAAGTCCGCCGGTTTTTGCCGCCAGGGTCATGACGCTTGCGGTCAGGCCGCCTGCGCAAGTGCCGACGGAAATCACGCCGTCGTCGATCCAGGTGCACGCAACCGTGACGGTCACCTATGCGCTTGCACCGTAG
- the ribF gene encoding riboflavin biosynthesis protein RibF, with translation MNVHHSLPNAERERPLALAIGFFDGFHRGHRAIVAALLRERRPGYRAAVLTFRNHPATHLRPSDVPPMISTLEERLDNLARAGIDEAYLLPFDDTIAKLDAQTFLENVVAKRIGVRVLVVGENFRFGAGRGGDAGFARERMSALGIGFVAVGQLEDRGERISSTRVRRAIADGDLALADELLGAPYTLHGRVVVGEGRGHDLGFPTANLDVSGDKLIPADGVYRCIARYDGRDYAALLSIGTNPTFDSGTRRTTEVWLRDFDGTIYGEQLSLRELRFLRAQLRFENPEALIEQMRADVAAVPYPTIA, from the coding sequence CTGAACGTACACCACTCGCTTCCAAACGCCGAGCGCGAACGTCCGCTCGCGCTCGCGATCGGATTCTTTGACGGGTTCCATCGCGGACACCGCGCGATCGTCGCGGCGCTGTTGCGCGAGCGTCGTCCGGGATATCGCGCCGCCGTGCTGACGTTTCGCAATCACCCGGCGACGCATCTTCGTCCGTCGGATGTTCCGCCGATGATCTCGACGCTCGAAGAGCGCTTGGACAATCTTGCGCGCGCGGGCATCGACGAAGCTTATCTCTTACCGTTCGACGATACGATCGCAAAACTCGACGCGCAGACGTTTCTCGAGAACGTGGTCGCAAAGAGGATCGGCGTGCGCGTGCTCGTCGTCGGGGAGAATTTCCGCTTTGGTGCGGGCCGCGGCGGCGACGCCGGTTTTGCGCGTGAGCGCATGAGCGCCCTTGGAATCGGATTCGTCGCGGTTGGGCAGCTCGAAGATCGCGGCGAGCGAATCTCCTCGACGCGAGTTCGGCGCGCGATCGCCGACGGTGACCTCGCACTCGCCGACGAGCTGCTGGGCGCACCGTACACGTTGCACGGACGCGTCGTCGTGGGTGAAGGGCGCGGCCACGATCTGGGTTTCCCGACTGCGAACTTGGACGTCTCCGGGGACAAGCTAATCCCGGCCGACGGCGTCTACCGCTGCATCGCGCGTTACGATGGTCGTGACTACGCGGCGCTCCTGTCGATCGGAACGAATCCGACCTTCGATTCCGGGACGCGGCGGACGACAGAGGTTTGGCTGCGCGACTTCGACGGCACGATCTACGGCGAGCAACTTAGTCTGCGCGAGCTGCGTTTTCTGAGGGCGCAGCTGCGCTTTGAAAATCCCGAAGCCTTGATCGAGCAGATGCGGGCCGACGTGGCCGCCGTGCCGTATCCTACTATCGCATGA